Proteins found in one Aneurinibacillus uraniidurans genomic segment:
- a CDS encoding LysR family transcriptional regulator, with amino-acid sequence MDIKQLRYFVTIAEEGQITRAAKRLHMAQPPLSLQLKLLEQKLGVQLIERNGRQMELTQAGVVLYEKAEQLLHQLTETVTEVQQVGKGISGVLSIGCVQSCFSYLPERIRHFREQYPLLRFQLREGDSFRLSEDLHGRKIELALVRLPVDMTTFASIPLPPEPFVAVMPKEWEADFPDGSIHVTDLAKVPLLLLHRINGTGTYEVTIEEFRRHGCKPNVVCECPNASMLLSLVREGVGATLLPTSALTRQSAQEFAILNLIDASIQSESAVIWLRDRYVSQSARRFLDTFSYVKNGCVEKTMLQ; translated from the coding sequence ATGGATATCAAGCAACTGCGGTATTTTGTAACAATCGCAGAGGAAGGACAAATCACACGAGCAGCGAAGAGACTGCACATGGCTCAGCCGCCATTAAGCTTGCAGCTCAAGCTTCTCGAACAGAAGCTTGGTGTACAATTGATAGAACGAAATGGCAGACAAATGGAGCTTACACAGGCGGGAGTCGTCTTATATGAAAAAGCGGAGCAACTATTGCACCAGCTTACTGAAACTGTAACCGAAGTACAGCAAGTCGGTAAAGGAATCAGCGGCGTGCTATCAATCGGGTGTGTGCAATCTTGTTTTTCCTACCTGCCCGAGCGCATTCGTCACTTCCGCGAACAGTATCCGCTGCTTCGTTTTCAATTACGGGAAGGTGATTCCTTCCGCTTATCCGAAGATTTGCACGGCCGAAAAATTGAGCTGGCACTTGTACGTCTCCCAGTAGACATGACAACGTTCGCCTCGATTCCGCTGCCGCCCGAGCCGTTCGTTGCCGTTATGCCCAAAGAATGGGAAGCTGATTTTCCAGATGGGAGCATTCATGTAACCGACCTAGCGAAAGTTCCCCTGCTGCTCTTGCACCGTATTAATGGAACGGGAACGTATGAGGTTACAATCGAAGAATTCCGACGGCACGGGTGTAAACCGAATGTCGTATGCGAATGCCCGAACGCCAGTATGCTGCTCTCGCTCGTTCGGGAAGGCGTAGGTGCCACCTTACTTCCCACTTCCGCACTGACCAGACAGTCTGCACAAGAGTTTGCTATTCTGAATCTTATTGATGCTAGCATTCAGTCCGAATCAGCGGTCATCTGGCTCCGTGACCGATATGTGTCACAGAGCGCTCGCCGGTTTCTTGATACGTTTTCGTATGTAAAGAATGGGTGTGTAGAAAAAACTATGCTACAATGA
- a CDS encoding GerAB/ArcD/ProY family transporter, whose product MNTFKEISFMQYVLAIHGVEVATSILTLPSSLAKIAGTDGWISIVLGWILSIIVGLCVVSFMSKYPGETFQEILIRYTGKILGKAIMIVWIFYAMFSGISILFITLFLLQEWILPHMPRYVIAALFMCSAFPLFRGGVNVLARYAVFVFFFTLFLPALLLIPLKDSQLLYILPILKDGWIPIFYGIKETAVGFLGFEMAVLFYPYLKNKQAAVKGMVIANTLTLIIYLQITLSCFVYFSPDEITQFLWPTLTLVKPIKFPFLERLEIIFLSFYIFLFSAAFISYFFFAIDSLRQLFNKPKWKIPYLILPFIVILSAVFTLSYEELGILKQWWGIADYIVGYTFPVLFFLYVTVYTYWRRGKSREKTS is encoded by the coding sequence ATGAATACATTCAAAGAAATAAGCTTTATGCAGTATGTCCTCGCCATCCATGGAGTCGAGGTAGCTACCAGTATATTAACCCTTCCTTCATCCTTAGCGAAAATCGCAGGAACAGACGGGTGGATTTCGATTGTCCTTGGATGGATTTTGTCCATTATCGTTGGCCTATGTGTGGTTTCCTTCATGTCCAAATACCCTGGGGAAACTTTTCAGGAAATCTTAATCCGTTACACAGGAAAGATACTAGGGAAAGCGATCATGATCGTATGGATATTCTACGCTATGTTTTCTGGCATCTCCATTCTATTCATCACATTATTTCTCCTTCAGGAATGGATTTTACCCCATATGCCTCGCTATGTTATAGCAGCACTCTTTATGTGTAGTGCTTTTCCTCTTTTTCGCGGAGGTGTAAACGTTTTAGCACGCTATGCTGTCTTTGTTTTTTTCTTCACACTTTTTTTGCCCGCCTTGTTGCTGATCCCCCTTAAGGACAGTCAGTTGCTTTATATCCTCCCTATTTTAAAAGATGGATGGATTCCAATCTTTTATGGGATAAAAGAAACAGCTGTAGGTTTTTTGGGATTTGAGATGGCCGTTCTCTTTTATCCCTATCTAAAAAACAAACAAGCTGCCGTTAAAGGAATGGTGATTGCTAATACGCTTACATTAATCATCTATTTGCAAATTACACTAAGCTGCTTTGTTTATTTTAGCCCCGATGAAATCACACAATTTTTATGGCCGACACTTACACTTGTAAAGCCCATCAAATTTCCATTCCTTGAACGATTGGAAATTATCTTTTTATCGTTTTATATTTTTCTTTTCTCTGCTGCATTTATATCTTACTTCTTTTTTGCCATAGATAGTCTTCGCCAGCTTTTCAATAAACCAAAGTGGAAAATCCCTTATCTCATATTACCATTTATTGTAATTTTATCTGCTGTATTCACGCTTTCTTATGAAGAACTTGGAATCCTAAAGCAATGGTGGGGTATCGCAGATTACATTGTTGGGTATACATTTCCTGTTCTATTCTTTTTATATGTGACGGTGTATACATACTGGAGGAGAGGAAAATCTCGTGAAAAAACAAGCTAA
- a CDS encoding fumarylacetoacetate hydrolase family protein: MSRAVIKQAGRPQTEEATVHLAERTVEVNGTQYDSNYLTFEAPVAGTIYGAQLNYKGALAALGEAVNEAPYMAAPNAPILYMKPANTIAAHKAAIPLPDDVPELAMGAALGVVIGRTATRVCESEALDYVAGYTVVNDVSIPHINVYRPAIRQQARDGFCPIGPWVIERDAVANPDVLGVRVFINGELRQENTTANLIRSVARLLVDVTDFMTLNPGDVLLVGVPEDAPLAGAGDQVRIEIDEVGWLENTVVPERDWMEGRAV; the protein is encoded by the coding sequence ATGAGTAGAGCGGTAATCAAGCAAGCAGGACGGCCCCAGACAGAAGAAGCGACGGTACATTTGGCCGAACGTACAGTAGAAGTGAACGGAACCCAGTACGATAGTAATTATCTGACCTTTGAAGCTCCAGTAGCAGGCACGATTTATGGTGCACAGTTAAACTACAAAGGGGCACTTGCTGCACTCGGTGAGGCAGTGAACGAAGCGCCATATATGGCAGCGCCTAATGCACCAATTTTGTACATGAAACCCGCTAATACCATTGCAGCGCATAAGGCTGCTATTCCACTGCCGGATGATGTGCCAGAGCTTGCGATGGGAGCAGCACTTGGCGTTGTTATCGGTCGCACCGCGACCCGTGTGTGTGAGTCGGAGGCACTCGATTACGTAGCTGGCTATACCGTAGTGAATGATGTAAGCATTCCCCACATAAATGTGTACCGTCCGGCGATTCGCCAGCAAGCACGGGATGGGTTTTGTCCGATTGGACCGTGGGTAATCGAGCGAGATGCTGTTGCGAATCCGGATGTACTCGGAGTGCGGGTGTTTATTAATGGTGAGCTGCGTCAAGAAAATACGACCGCGAATCTGATTCGTTCGGTCGCTCGTCTCCTGGTAGACGTGACGGATTTTATGACGCTCAATCCCGGGGATGTGCTGCTTGTCGGCGTGCCGGAAGATGCTCCACTCGCTGGAGCAGGCGATCAGGTGCGGATCGAGATTGATGAAGTGGGCTGGTTGGAGAATACAGTTGTACCGGAACGTGACTGGATGGAGGGGAGAGCGGTATGA
- a CDS encoding FAD-dependent oxidoreductase, protein MYDILVIGAGPAGASAALIAAKSGKKTLLLDSNQSITKKAWIENHYGVKEITGPALVELGQEQAKKFGAELVQTKVENIEKSSEGLRIDTENGSFEARHVILATGLFTDLAEKIGVQTKAGTEPRVKTIVDVDASGKTSVEGIWAAGGIAGKSLHTIIVAGDGANVAINIISELNGERYVDHDVLK, encoded by the coding sequence ATGTATGATATTCTCGTAATCGGAGCCGGACCAGCCGGTGCAAGCGCTGCTCTTATCGCGGCAAAGTCAGGCAAGAAAACGCTACTTCTGGACAGCAATCAAAGTATTACTAAAAAAGCGTGGATCGAAAATCATTACGGTGTAAAAGAGATTACAGGACCTGCTCTTGTTGAACTCGGACAGGAACAGGCGAAAAAGTTTGGTGCTGAGCTTGTGCAAACAAAAGTAGAGAACATCGAAAAATCGAGTGAAGGACTGCGGATCGACACCGAAAACGGTTCATTTGAAGCTCGCCATGTCATTCTTGCAACCGGTCTTTTCACTGATTTGGCAGAAAAAATCGGTGTTCAAACAAAAGCGGGTACCGAACCGCGTGTTAAAACAATTGTTGATGTCGATGCTTCTGGAAAGACAAGTGTAGAAGGGATCTGGGCTGCGGGAGGTATTGCGGGGAAAAGTTTGCATACGATTATTGTCGCAGGCGATGGTGCGAATGTTGCCATTAATATTATTAGTGAGTTGAATGGCGAGCGATATGTCGACCATGATGTGTTGAAATAA
- a CDS encoding aldehyde dehydrogenase, with protein sequence MPQTKVDVREVKLYINGQYVDATSNRLFDVHDPSTGELVARVHEASEADVHDAVMAARRAFEESEWRTMSVKQRCALVRRMGDIMIERKEELARLEALDVGKPYRDALEHEIPRAANNMKFFADFIEQHGSEAFPVDDQFLNYTLYEPVGVAGLITPWNLPFMLTTWKLGPCLATGNTAVIKPAELTPLTVSLLGEIAKEAGIPDGVVNVVQGFGPKSAGEFMTTHPEIDLITFTGETATGKAIMKAGSDTLKRVSFEMGGKAANIVFADADLDQAVSTSIRAAFMNAGQVCLAGSRLLVQREIYNTFVDKLVEAASRLKIGDPQDPTTNLGPLIGEEHYRKVTGYLEVAAQDGAVLAYGGRRPELPEHLQNGYYLEPTIYTHVNNQMRVCREEIFGPVVVVVPFDTEEEAIQIANDTEYGLNGMVWTRDVKRAHRVAAKIRAGTIWVNCWFVRDLRAPFGGFKKSGIGREGGKFSLEFFTEAKNVCVSLVE encoded by the coding sequence ATGCCACAGACAAAAGTAGACGTGCGTGAAGTGAAGCTGTATATTAACGGACAGTATGTGGATGCGACATCGAACCGTTTGTTCGATGTGCATGACCCATCGACAGGGGAGTTGGTTGCCCGTGTTCATGAAGCGAGCGAAGCAGACGTACATGATGCGGTCATGGCAGCACGCCGCGCATTTGAAGAGAGTGAATGGCGGACAATGTCGGTTAAGCAGCGCTGTGCACTTGTGCGCCGCATGGGCGATATTATGATCGAACGCAAGGAAGAATTAGCTCGTCTTGAAGCGCTCGATGTAGGCAAACCATATCGGGATGCGCTTGAACACGAAATTCCACGTGCGGCGAATAATATGAAGTTTTTTGCTGATTTTATTGAACAGCACGGTTCAGAAGCGTTTCCAGTAGATGATCAATTTCTGAACTATACACTGTATGAGCCAGTCGGGGTAGCCGGATTGATCACGCCGTGGAATCTGCCGTTTATGCTGACAACATGGAAGCTTGGTCCATGTCTGGCGACAGGGAATACAGCCGTTATTAAACCAGCGGAATTAACGCCGCTTACGGTAAGTTTGCTTGGCGAAATTGCCAAAGAAGCCGGGATTCCAGACGGGGTTGTGAATGTCGTGCAAGGGTTCGGTCCAAAGTCAGCGGGCGAGTTCATGACGACGCACCCGGAGATTGATCTGATTACGTTCACAGGTGAGACAGCGACGGGTAAAGCGATCATGAAAGCGGGATCGGATACGTTGAAGCGTGTATCTTTTGAGATGGGCGGCAAAGCAGCGAATATCGTATTTGCGGATGCCGATCTTGATCAAGCTGTATCGACCTCCATTCGTGCGGCATTTATGAATGCAGGGCAAGTATGTCTGGCAGGTTCGCGCTTGCTTGTACAGCGCGAGATTTATAATACATTCGTTGATAAGCTCGTAGAAGCAGCCAGTCGTCTGAAAATCGGTGATCCGCAAGATCCGACGACAAATTTGGGACCGCTAATTGGGGAAGAGCATTATCGCAAAGTAACCGGATATTTGGAAGTGGCCGCACAGGACGGGGCAGTGCTTGCATATGGTGGCAGACGTCCTGAACTGCCGGAACACTTACAGAACGGCTACTATTTGGAGCCGACAATTTATACGCATGTAAACAATCAAATGCGTGTCTGCCGGGAAGAAATTTTCGGGCCGGTCGTTGTAGTTGTGCCGTTCGATACGGAAGAAGAAGCGATTCAAATCGCGAATGATACGGAATACGGACTGAATGGCATGGTATGGACACGCGATGTGAAGCGAGCACACCGTGTAGCGGCGAAAATTCGGGCCGGTACGATCTGGGTGAATTGCTGGTTCGTGCGCGACTTACGTGCTCCATTCGGCGGCTTCAAAAAGAGCGGCATTGGTCGAGAAGGCGGCAAGTTCAGCCTTGAATTTTTCACAGAAGCAAAAAATGTGTGTGTAAGTCTGGTTGAATAG
- a CDS encoding spore germination protein — MTFFTNWIRGKNSISTQNEATALLHSKIDSSLSVNMQDLTRFFSNMPDLTSHTFLLQTQKKAALFYIDGLVDRNMINKDILPPLLYKKWEQEGPLELTLSMSPIKKMEQWSEIEQNLLGGKSILFIDGCSFAFGFETQNWPQRAIQEPQVESSIKSSHQGFTETASQNISMIRRYIPTRELKVIKCTVGERGKSTVSLLYLQDVVNQDFLQEMQKRIAQIKVDTILNTGELEGFIEDHAYTPFPQFFVTERPDTAASHILQGRIATIVDRSPGVLIGPMSFSAFFQTVDDYNIRWIVASFIRLLRFIGAFIAIFAPAFYIAMVSFHYEIIPLKLLLSIAESRERVPFPPLIEALLMELTLEMLREAGIRLPAPIGQTIGVVGGIVIGQAAVQAGLVSNIMVIVVAVTAIASFIIPNLDMSAGIRILRFPMMVLASIFGMIGIISGMMLLIGHLLSLKSLGSPYMNFLSFSSLSDIKDTFLRVPIWMMKKRPLSIRPKQTNRQGRAQNHKEDP; from the coding sequence ATGACTTTTTTCACCAATTGGATCAGAGGAAAGAACTCAATTTCTACACAAAATGAAGCGACTGCTCTCTTACACAGCAAGATTGATTCTTCACTCTCTGTTAATATGCAGGACCTAACTAGGTTTTTTAGTAATATGCCGGATCTTACTTCCCATACATTCTTATTACAAACACAAAAAAAGGCCGCCCTTTTTTATATAGATGGCTTAGTAGATCGGAACATGATTAATAAAGACATCCTTCCGCCACTCCTCTATAAAAAGTGGGAACAAGAAGGTCCCCTAGAATTAACACTCTCTATGAGCCCCATCAAAAAAATGGAGCAGTGGTCTGAGATTGAACAGAACCTTCTCGGTGGAAAAAGTATCCTGTTTATTGACGGATGTTCTTTTGCATTCGGTTTCGAAACACAAAATTGGCCGCAGCGTGCCATCCAGGAACCGCAAGTAGAATCATCGATTAAAAGTTCGCATCAAGGTTTCACCGAAACAGCCAGTCAAAATATCTCGATGATTCGTCGTTATATCCCTACTCGAGAATTAAAAGTTATCAAATGTACAGTCGGTGAACGGGGCAAGTCAACCGTCTCACTCCTTTATCTCCAGGATGTTGTAAATCAAGATTTTCTTCAAGAAATGCAAAAGCGAATTGCCCAAATCAAGGTCGATACGATTCTTAACACGGGTGAGCTAGAAGGATTTATTGAAGATCATGCCTATACACCTTTTCCTCAATTTTTCGTTACAGAACGCCCTGATACAGCAGCCTCGCATATTCTACAGGGACGAATCGCCACTATTGTAGATCGCTCGCCAGGGGTTCTGATTGGACCTATGTCTTTTTCTGCTTTCTTTCAAACGGTTGACGATTATAACATCCGGTGGATTGTCGCCTCCTTTATTCGCCTGCTCCGTTTTATTGGAGCTTTCATTGCGATTTTTGCGCCTGCATTTTATATCGCTATGGTTTCTTTTCATTATGAAATTATTCCGCTTAAGCTGCTCTTATCCATTGCAGAATCACGCGAAAGGGTTCCTTTCCCGCCCCTTATTGAAGCGCTGCTGATGGAACTAACTCTAGAGATGCTTCGTGAAGCCGGCATTCGCCTCCCTGCACCTATCGGACAAACGATCGGTGTGGTTGGGGGTATCGTAATTGGACAAGCTGCCGTGCAAGCCGGGCTTGTCAGTAATATCATGGTAATCGTAGTAGCTGTGACTGCCATCGCTTCTTTTATCATTCCGAATCTAGATATGTCAGCTGGAATCCGAATTCTTCGCTTCCCTATGATGGTTCTCGCTTCTATATTCGGGATGATCGGCATCATTTCAGGAATGATGTTACTGATCGGACATTTGCTGTCTTTAAAGTCATTAGGAAGTCCCTACATGAACTTCCTTTCATTTTCGAGCCTATCAGACATAAAAGATACGTTTCTTCGCGTACCGATCTGGATGATGAAAAAGCGCCCTCTATCCATTCGTCCTAAACAAACAAACCGGCAAGGACGCGCGCAAAACCATAAGGAGGACCCATGA
- a CDS encoding NADH:flavin oxidoreductase/NADH oxidase: MTTLFSPFASKDLHVKNRIVLPPMCQYEVHKKDGVPTDWHFVHYVSRAVGGFGLIILEMTAVEPDGRITNRDLGLWSDEHIPAYKRIVNKLHEYGAKAAIQLGHAGRKATDAAIPVAPSAIPFDQASKVPHALTMEEIEQQIAYFQQAALRAVQAGFDTIEIHGAHGYLLHQFHSPLTNQRSDEYGRDLTRFGVKVVEAVKKVIPESMPLIMRVSAQEYVEGGYDVSYAIDICRAYKEAGIDIFHITSGGEGPIGSGGRPGVEAGYQVPLAQAVKEALAVPVIAVGKLENPTDAARVVESGQADFVAIGRGALRNPFWALHVAQAEGNKEVIPAAYQRAF; this comes from the coding sequence ATGACAACCTTATTTTCTCCATTCGCAAGTAAAGATTTACACGTGAAAAATCGTATCGTTCTACCACCGATGTGCCAGTATGAAGTACATAAAAAAGACGGGGTTCCGACAGACTGGCATTTTGTGCATTATGTCAGCCGGGCTGTTGGTGGCTTTGGCCTGATTATTTTGGAGATGACGGCAGTCGAGCCGGATGGTCGGATCACAAATCGCGATCTTGGCTTGTGGTCGGATGAGCACATTCCAGCATATAAAAGAATCGTGAATAAGCTGCATGAATACGGTGCAAAAGCGGCGATTCAGCTTGGACATGCCGGAAGAAAAGCGACCGATGCTGCGATTCCGGTTGCTCCGTCGGCGATTCCGTTCGATCAGGCATCAAAAGTGCCGCATGCATTAACAATGGAAGAAATCGAGCAGCAGATTGCCTATTTCCAACAAGCAGCGCTGCGTGCTGTGCAGGCGGGCTTCGACACGATTGAGATTCATGGTGCACATGGCTACTTGCTGCACCAATTTCACTCTCCACTCACTAATCAGCGGTCGGATGAGTACGGCCGCGATTTGACCCGATTCGGTGTAAAAGTTGTTGAGGCTGTTAAGAAAGTTATTCCAGAATCGATGCCGCTGATTATGCGTGTGTCGGCACAGGAGTATGTCGAGGGTGGATACGACGTTTCGTATGCGATTGACATTTGCCGTGCTTACAAAGAAGCGGGCATTGATATTTTTCACATTACATCTGGCGGGGAAGGCCCGATCGGTTCTGGTGGTAGACCGGGAGTGGAAGCAGGGTATCAAGTTCCACTCGCCCAGGCGGTGAAAGAGGCGCTTGCAGTACCTGTAATTGCCGTCGGAAAGCTGGAAAATCCGACAGATGCGGCCCGTGTTGTGGAGAGTGGGCAGGCAGATTTTGTGGCAATTGGTCGCGGGGCGCTGCGCAATCCTTTCTGGGCGCTTCATGTAGCACAGGCCGAAGGGAATAAAGAAGTCATTCCGGCTGCGTATCAACGAGCATTTTAA
- a CDS encoding Ger(x)C family spore germination protein: MKKQAKFILLCFCLLFLSGCGDRLSVEETTLSLVYALDIDEKGKLTVYQLNPVFNKEAKNKYEVHSAKVTTNRQARQVFDSMMNGTITTGKVQVIMFSEHLLRKQGIMALIDSIYRDPKNSGNTCLVVVKGPIAPLMNSKFNDKPILPMYIKNVIDVGRDSNQGVFVTAQHFHKLAFDKGITPFITEIKTGPKALTITGSALLDNGGIYKLSLNRHESALLLMLQKSEHPPVSFTMRMPSFSFKTPNPLQNKKGTDFISVDVYKVKRKISVTHEHNHFSFMVQLEMNVDLTERTFDMNLDKNKEQLEAILTKQFTKELNSLVRKIQKKQLDPFGFGWHVRAYLYPEWKKVEEHWPLEFSKANVSIIPVVKIQKNGVIE; the protein is encoded by the coding sequence GTGAAAAAACAAGCTAAGTTTATTCTACTCTGTTTTTGCTTACTATTTCTCTCAGGTTGCGGAGACCGACTTAGTGTGGAGGAAACAACCTTATCGTTAGTATACGCGTTGGATATAGATGAAAAAGGGAAATTAACGGTCTACCAGCTGAACCCTGTTTTCAATAAAGAGGCAAAGAACAAATATGAAGTCCACAGCGCAAAAGTAACTACCAACAGACAAGCTAGACAAGTATTTGATAGTATGATGAACGGAACGATCACGACTGGAAAAGTACAAGTCATTATGTTTAGCGAGCACTTATTGAGAAAACAAGGGATTATGGCTTTGATTGACAGTATCTATCGGGATCCAAAAAACTCCGGGAATACGTGCCTGGTTGTTGTAAAAGGACCCATCGCTCCGCTAATGAACAGTAAATTTAACGATAAGCCAATCCTGCCTATGTACATAAAAAACGTAATCGATGTAGGAAGAGATTCCAACCAAGGAGTTTTTGTTACCGCACAACACTTCCATAAACTAGCGTTCGATAAAGGGATTACTCCCTTCATCACCGAAATCAAGACGGGACCAAAGGCACTTACAATAACCGGCTCCGCTCTTTTAGATAATGGAGGAATTTATAAGCTGTCACTCAATCGTCATGAAAGCGCACTCCTTCTCATGCTGCAAAAAAGTGAACATCCGCCGGTATCTTTTACGATGCGTATGCCCTCTTTTTCTTTTAAAACTCCAAACCCGCTGCAAAACAAAAAAGGGACAGATTTTATATCCGTTGATGTTTATAAAGTCAAGCGTAAGATTTCGGTTACTCATGAGCATAATCATTTTTCTTTTATGGTACAGCTAGAGATGAATGTTGATTTAACGGAACGTACATTCGATATGAATTTAGACAAAAATAAGGAGCAGCTTGAAGCGATCCTTACCAAGCAATTCACAAAGGAGCTGAATAGTCTAGTTAGAAAAATACAAAAAAAACAACTTGATCCCTTTGGATTCGGATGGCATGTACGCGCTTACTTATATCCAGAATGGAAAAAGGTTGAGGAGCACTGGCCCCTGGAGTTCTCAAAGGCAAACGTATCGATCATACCCGTAGTAAAAATCCAAAAAAATGGCGTAATCGAGTAG
- a CDS encoding rhodanese-like domain-containing protein, whose protein sequence is MNQEKLSPQQVQSMLTEGKPVLFLDVRDVEKYEAGSLHVEGRETHNIAYVAMRDNDKEALDRVDRLPQDVQIITVCTTGNKAGKAAQLLQERGRNAISLEGGMTAWNECVESKK, encoded by the coding sequence ATGAATCAAGAGAAGCTATCACCACAACAAGTACAGAGCATGCTCACGGAAGGAAAGCCTGTTCTGTTTCTCGATGTGCGGGATGTGGAAAAATACGAGGCAGGCAGTCTGCACGTAGAGGGGCGAGAAACTCATAATATTGCCTATGTCGCCATGCGAGACAACGATAAGGAAGCCCTTGATCGAGTTGATCGTCTGCCGCAGGACGTACAGATTATTACTGTCTGTACAACCGGCAATAAAGCTGGAAAAGCTGCGCAGCTACTGCAGGAACGTGGACGAAACGCGATCTCACTTGAAGGCGGAATGACCGCCTGGAACGAGTGTGTCGAAAGTAAAAAATAA
- the hpaB gene encoding 4-hydroxyphenylacetate 3-monooxygenase, oxygenase component, translating to MAARTGQQYLEALTKANNEVWIHGERVENVAEHPAFRNIVQSLVNLYDLQHEKADKMLYTSPTTGNQVGLSFIEPKTKEDLFARREMITEWARYSGGMMGRSPDYLNTSVMSFGTAGSFFAQGDPRFAENARNYYEYCRENDISLTHTLIHPQVNRSKMQSEQKDPYLSARIVEKNEDGIVVNGCRLLATLGGVTDEIVVFPSTLNKATSQDDPYAFAFAIPNNTPGLKFMCRESFDYGRNQWDHPLGARFDESDAIVVFDNVLVPWDRVFVCESTDICNRTYVETNAVVHMTHQVVAKNIAKTEFTLGVILSIIDAIGIEQFQHVKEKASEVMIALEVMRSHMYRAEHNAAIDKYGNMTPDFAPLNAARNWYPKMYQRIVEIIRILGSSGLMAIPTEADFDHAEIGPLMHRFNQGANIDGYDRVQLYRLAWDIAISAFGNRQALYEYYFFGDPVRMSNVYYDMYNKQPYKDLVTEFLSRAKNPNHKYAGV from the coding sequence ATGGCGGCACGTACGGGACAGCAGTATTTGGAAGCGCTTACTAAAGCGAATAATGAAGTATGGATTCACGGAGAGCGGGTAGAGAACGTTGCGGAACATCCGGCGTTCCGCAACATTGTGCAGAGCCTGGTGAATCTGTATGATCTTCAGCATGAAAAAGCAGACAAAATGCTTTATACATCACCGACAACGGGCAATCAAGTAGGTCTGTCGTTCATTGAACCAAAGACAAAAGAAGATTTGTTCGCCCGCCGTGAGATGATTACAGAATGGGCTCGCTACTCGGGCGGCATGATGGGGCGTTCCCCGGACTATTTGAATACGAGTGTCATGTCGTTTGGAACAGCTGGTTCTTTCTTTGCCCAGGGTGATCCGCGGTTCGCAGAAAATGCACGCAACTACTATGAATACTGTCGGGAGAATGACATTAGCCTAACGCATACGCTCATTCATCCACAGGTGAATCGCTCGAAAATGCAGTCTGAACAAAAAGACCCGTATCTCTCAGCTCGTATCGTCGAGAAAAACGAGGACGGCATTGTCGTAAATGGCTGCCGCCTTCTAGCAACACTCGGTGGGGTAACAGACGAAATCGTGGTGTTCCCTTCTACATTGAATAAGGCGACATCGCAGGATGATCCGTATGCGTTTGCGTTTGCGATTCCAAACAATACGCCAGGCTTAAAATTCATGTGCCGTGAATCGTTCGATTATGGTCGCAATCAGTGGGATCACCCACTTGGCGCACGCTTCGATGAAAGTGATGCGATTGTCGTATTTGATAATGTATTAGTACCTTGGGATCGTGTGTTTGTGTGTGAAAGCACAGACATTTGTAACCGTACGTACGTCGAGACGAATGCCGTTGTTCATATGACGCATCAAGTTGTCGCGAAAAACATCGCTAAAACAGAATTTACGCTCGGTGTCATCTTGAGCATTATTGATGCAATCGGGATTGAGCAGTTCCAGCACGTGAAAGAAAAAGCATCAGAAGTAATGATCGCGCTTGAGGTGATGCGCTCGCATATGTACCGTGCGGAACATAATGCGGCAATTGATAAATATGGCAATATGACACCGGACTTCGCACCGCTTAATGCGGCACGTAACTGGTATCCGAAAATGTATCAGCGCATTGTAGAAATCATTCGTATCTTAGGTTCCTCCGGTCTGATGGCGATTCCGACAGAGGCTGACTTTGATCATGCCGAGATTGGTCCGCTTATGCACCGTTTCAACCAGGGGGCAAATATTGATGGCTATGATCGCGTACAGTTGTACCGTCTCGCATGGGACATTGCGATTAGCGCATTCGGCAATCGGCAGGCGCTGTATGAGTACTATTTCTTCGGTGATCCGGTTCGCATGTCGAATGTGTATTATGACATGTACAATAAACAGCCGTACAAAGATCTCGTAACAGAGTTCTTGAGCCGTGCCAAAAATCCAAATCATAAATACGCAGGGGTATAA